One segment of Pontibacter akesuensis DNA contains the following:
- a CDS encoding ABC transporter permease: MLKSFVKIACRILYKNKLFTILNVVGMALGMYLSLLFIALLAFLFRFDNFHPHNERIYRVTTQVNDKKDNPRYASAPMALAQQLENSFTGIEKVARIHRSLNGEAIYREKKIELAGYFADPGFFEIFNFPLVQGSKTTALSRPNTIVLTETEAEKLFGSKDAMGEMIKMDGYGNFLVTGILKDLPDNSHMQFEAVASFATLLSNKGTAFLQDEKDWSSFSGSYVYMRISEDAKVPTIQHNLDEVAKRQYTNQEIKASFHLQQLNDIVPGPQLYDSLGLTWDKLLLFVTGLITLIVLVPACSNFINLSIAQSLERMKEVGVRKVLGGQVHHIFSQFIIESTIVVLVALLIAYVIFEVIPTDYIYQMVEIPPIDLSPSRVTFTGFIVFALLVGVVTGIIPALYFINIPPIDAMKGKEVKASGRSYFRNAVLITQFMFSIGFTMAVVIMLRQQHYSVNYDFGFESENVLDVELQNVNQQIFKHEYGNLLSVQSVSMSSHILGVGSAPEHKINISFQADSLEASSMAVDEAFIQNMKLELLAGSSFSDDKLKNAHLIVVNEEFAKKLSTKDPLAAIGKSFALTDGREVQVAGILKNFHYAGLKEAIKPFYFEYDPTKFSYANLKLETNDVAGSLKTMETLWKNIGGDGDFTAQLFSEEIKQAYSFYNLLIRLWGFLGLLAITVTCLGLLGMVSFSTRKRYKEISIRKIMGASTESLVLLLSKNFMIMMAIASIITVPAMYYLFSHLLADMQHYSIQVSFIDVSISLGIVLVLGLTTILSQTWKAANTNPIDNLKSE, from the coding sequence ATGCTCAAGAGTTTTGTCAAAATCGCCTGCCGGATTTTATATAAAAACAAACTATTCACGATACTGAACGTGGTAGGTATGGCCCTGGGGATGTACCTGAGTTTGCTGTTTATAGCCCTGTTAGCTTTCCTGTTCAGGTTCGATAACTTCCATCCGCATAACGAACGCATCTATAGGGTAACCACACAGGTAAATGACAAAAAAGACAATCCCCGGTATGCCTCAGCCCCTATGGCACTTGCGCAACAGTTAGAGAATAGCTTTACGGGGATAGAGAAAGTAGCTCGTATTCATCGATCACTTAACGGAGAAGCAATCTATCGAGAAAAGAAGATTGAACTGGCAGGTTATTTTGCTGATCCTGGATTCTTTGAGATCTTCAACTTTCCATTAGTACAAGGTAGCAAGACAACAGCGCTTTCCAGACCAAATACGATCGTTTTAACGGAGACGGAAGCTGAAAAGCTATTCGGTAGCAAAGACGCTATGGGAGAAATGATCAAAATGGATGGATATGGTAATTTTTTGGTTACCGGTATCTTAAAAGACCTCCCCGATAATTCCCATATGCAGTTTGAAGCTGTTGCTTCTTTTGCCACCTTATTGTCTAATAAAGGCACCGCTTTTTTGCAGGATGAAAAAGACTGGAGCTCTTTTAGTGGCTCCTATGTATATATGCGTATTTCTGAAGACGCTAAGGTACCTACCATACAACACAACCTGGATGAAGTAGCAAAAAGGCAGTATACCAACCAGGAAATAAAAGCTTCTTTTCATCTCCAGCAATTAAACGATATTGTACCAGGCCCTCAACTGTACGATTCATTGGGGCTTACATGGGATAAGCTCCTGCTTTTTGTAACCGGCCTTATCACCTTGATCGTGCTGGTTCCTGCCTGTTCAAACTTTATCAACTTATCCATTGCACAATCGCTGGAGCGTATGAAAGAAGTAGGCGTGAGAAAGGTGTTGGGGGGACAAGTGCATCACATCTTTTCCCAATTCATTATAGAATCAACTATAGTGGTGCTGGTGGCGCTGCTTATAGCGTATGTGATATTTGAAGTTATTCCTACTGACTATATTTATCAGATGGTAGAAATTCCTCCAATTGATCTATCACCTAGTAGGGTTACTTTTACCGGCTTCATAGTTTTTGCATTGCTTGTAGGTGTTGTTACGGGTATCATACCAGCGCTATACTTCATAAACATACCGCCTATAGATGCCATGAAAGGGAAAGAAGTGAAAGCCAGTGGTCGTTCGTACTTCCGAAATGCTGTTCTGATCACTCAATTCATGTTTTCTATTGGCTTTACAATGGCTGTTGTTATCATGCTACGACAGCAGCATTATTCTGTAAACTATGACTTCGGATTTGAATCAGAAAATGTACTAGATGTAGAATTACAAAATGTCAATCAGCAGATATTTAAACACGAATATGGCAATCTGCTCTCTGTACAGAGCGTCTCTATGTCATCACATATTTTGGGAGTAGGCTCAGCTCCAGAACATAAGATCAACATCTCATTTCAGGCAGATTCACTGGAGGCCTCTTCTATGGCAGTGGACGAAGCTTTTATTCAAAATATGAAATTAGAGTTGCTGGCAGGTAGTAGTTTCAGCGACGATAAGTTAAAGAATGCGCACCTTATAGTTGTAAATGAAGAGTTTGCCAAAAAACTGAGCACGAAAGACCCACTTGCCGCAATAGGCAAATCATTTGCTTTAACTGATGGAAGAGAAGTGCAGGTTGCTGGCATCTTGAAGAACTTTCACTATGCTGGCCTCAAAGAAGCTATCAAGCCCTTTTACTTTGAATATGACCCAACCAAATTCAGCTATGCCAATTTAAAATTAGAAACAAATGATGTTGCAGGTAGCTTAAAAACGATGGAAACGCTTTGGAAAAACATCGGCGGAGACGGAGATTTTACCGCGCAGCTTTTCTCTGAAGAAATCAAGCAAGCCTACAGTTTCTATAATTTGCTTATCAGGTTGTGGGGCTTCTTAGGATTATTGGCCATTACAGTAACCTGCCTTGGTTTATTAGGTATGGTGTCCTTTTCAACCAGAAAGCGCTACAAAGAGATAAGCATAAGAAAGATTATGGGAGCATCTACAGAAAGCCTGGTACTTCTTCTTTCAAAAAATTTCATGATTATGATGGCAATAGCTAGTATCATTACTGTTCCGGCCATGTATTATCTTTTTTCACACCTATTAGCAGATATGCAGCATTATAGCATACAGGTTAGTTTTATAGATGTAAGCATCAGTTTAGGAATTGTACTTGTACTAGGGCTCACGACCATACTGTCACAGACATGGAAAGCTGCCAATACCAACCCAATTGACAATTTAAAATCTGAGTAG
- a CDS encoding sensor histidine kinase → MAHTFSASPGGEAFPFQKVFEALPELYLILSTKLFILAVSDAYLEATLTTRGNIVGKHVFQAFPDNPDVPDANAVANLNSSLQQVLSTGRPHEMPVQHYDVPRPNELGGGFETRYWLPLNTPVLDQEGHVLYIVHRVTNVTQQVTERQKGDQNEVLLQGLAHTSPVALWMTSTVGAVTYVNQTWIDWTGRKFEDHLGQGWALFVLEEDRERVLSELHQSARNRANYQADFRILHADGTVHWCSAEGVPRYSGNGTFVGYVGSCSDITRRKQFEEQLQHVTAELAAANRSLLLANQQLAHSNADLDNFIYTASHDLKAPIANIEGLLHLLVDDLGNGNLNLSSTQQILSLMQGAVNRFRKTITHLTDVSKLQNEHTGEISQVDIAKVVHEVLLDMEQPIRTSGAKVETDLDGCGTIAFSSKNLRSIVYNLISNAVKYRHPERPPMVRVSCREEGAHTVFAGQDNGLGISAEQQGQLFGMFRRLHDHVEGSGIGLFMVKRIVENAGGSIAVQSVLGKGTTFTVYLRRQEA, encoded by the coding sequence ATGGCACACACTTTTTCGGCGTCCCCGGGTGGGGAAGCGTTCCCCTTCCAGAAGGTATTTGAGGCCTTGCCTGAACTGTACCTGATCCTGTCCACTAAGCTGTTCATACTGGCAGTGAGTGACGCTTACCTGGAGGCAACTCTGACGACAAGAGGCAATATCGTGGGGAAGCATGTATTCCAGGCTTTCCCCGATAACCCTGATGTGCCGGACGCCAATGCCGTAGCCAACCTAAACTCCTCTCTGCAGCAGGTGCTCTCCACCGGCCGGCCGCATGAAATGCCCGTGCAGCACTATGACGTGCCCCGTCCCAATGAACTGGGAGGCGGGTTTGAGACACGCTACTGGCTGCCCCTGAACACGCCGGTGCTCGACCAGGAAGGCCATGTGCTCTACATCGTCCACCGGGTAACCAACGTCACCCAGCAGGTAACGGAACGTCAGAAAGGGGACCAGAACGAGGTGCTGCTGCAGGGGCTCGCGCACACCTCCCCTGTGGCGCTGTGGATGACGTCCACAGTCGGCGCCGTCACCTATGTCAACCAAACGTGGATTGACTGGACGGGCAGAAAGTTTGAGGATCACCTGGGGCAGGGCTGGGCTCTTTTTGTTCTGGAGGAGGACAGGGAGCGGGTTTTGAGCGAGCTCCACCAGAGTGCGCGAAACCGCGCCAACTACCAGGCGGATTTCCGGATACTCCATGCTGACGGAACCGTCCACTGGTGCTCGGCAGAGGGCGTGCCCCGTTACAGCGGTAACGGCACCTTCGTTGGGTACGTAGGGTCTTGCAGCGATATCACCCGGCGCAAGCAGTTCGAGGAGCAGTTGCAGCATGTGACAGCAGAGCTGGCCGCCGCCAACCGTAGTCTGCTCTTGGCTAACCAGCAGCTCGCCCACTCCAACGCGGACCTGGATAATTTCATCTATACGGCATCCCACGACTTAAAGGCTCCCATCGCCAACATTGAAGGGCTCCTTCACCTGCTTGTCGACGATCTGGGCAACGGCAACCTTAACTTGAGCAGCACCCAACAGATTCTGTCCCTGATGCAGGGTGCAGTAAACCGCTTTAGGAAAACAATCACCCACCTGACGGATGTAAGCAAGCTGCAGAATGAGCATACCGGTGAAATCTCCCAAGTGGATATCGCCAAAGTAGTGCATGAGGTGCTTCTGGATATGGAGCAGCCGATTCGAACCTCGGGAGCTAAAGTAGAGACAGACCTGGACGGCTGTGGGACCATAGCCTTCTCCAGCAAGAACCTGCGGAGCATCGTCTACAACCTGATTTCTAACGCCGTCAAGTACCGCCATCCGGAACGGCCTCCCATGGTCCGGGTAAGCTGCCGCGAAGAGGGTGCTCACACCGTGTTTGCTGGGCAGGATAACGGTCTTGGGATAAGTGCCGAGCAACAGGGGCAGCTGTTTGGCATGTTCAGGCGCCTCCATGATCATGTGGAGGGATCCGGCATCGGCCTTTTCATGGTTAAGCGAATAGTGGAGAACGCCGGGGGCAGTATTGCTGTGCAGAGCGTCTTGGGCAAGGGAACAACCTTTACCGTTTACCTGAGGCGGCAGGAGGCTTGA
- a CDS encoding amidohydrolase family protein: protein MTNKVWQLIGISIVVQLCMGSCTRQTKVAERSPQPAYELAIVNINLFDSKNKNVLENKTILINADTIAAIVDNSKDVRALNTIEGKGRLVVPGFIDTHTHLYHTFGDAEHAPDSLDDSHRQRLSEAYLKYGTTTIVEMGQTEKWISASIEWQKNPLPDFPNLYISGGALISALDRPLAFTHAEIASPEAARKKVKEYAKMGIKHIKLYSFLDEPEFSAAVEEAKNQKLTISGHVDRGGVSMFDAMESGVSNFEHMLSLPSNVIDFDNHWNLLNDKYDLVDIETIDEWVAVMILSFEYIEENPGYKSRMNELLDEMAKNNATLSTTIHQMGAVAEETYFFTSFGKDSQQNLSLPNYSEKHKLKLKKAFGVLMRTLKQAFDKGIKIRIGTDSRRGGEALLSELLLLSEAGIPVEDILQIATWNGAEAMKIESKYGSIETGKKADLLIFEQSPFDNYKNFLSEKTVIKGGKVFKAN from the coding sequence ATGACCAATAAAGTTTGGCAATTAATCGGAATCTCTATAGTAGTGCAGCTTTGTATGGGCAGCTGCACCCGGCAAACTAAAGTAGCTGAACGTAGTCCTCAACCAGCATATGAGCTTGCAATCGTAAACATCAACCTGTTTGACAGCAAGAATAAGAATGTGCTGGAAAATAAAACAATCCTGATCAATGCGGATACAATTGCTGCGATTGTAGATAACTCAAAGGATGTTAGAGCCTTGAACACTATTGAAGGTAAAGGACGATTAGTTGTCCCTGGTTTTATAGATACGCATACACACCTATATCATACTTTTGGAGATGCCGAACATGCTCCTGATTCGCTTGATGATTCTCACCGCCAAAGATTGAGTGAAGCTTATCTTAAATACGGTACAACTACCATCGTAGAAATGGGCCAAACAGAAAAATGGATAAGCGCCTCCATTGAGTGGCAAAAAAATCCTTTGCCCGATTTCCCCAATCTATATATTTCGGGAGGAGCGTTGATTTCTGCTTTGGATAGACCATTGGCGTTTACTCATGCAGAAATAGCCAGCCCGGAAGCCGCCCGCAAAAAAGTCAAGGAATATGCGAAGATGGGGATAAAACATATAAAACTGTATTCATTCCTGGATGAGCCCGAATTCAGTGCCGCTGTTGAAGAAGCGAAGAATCAAAAATTAACGATAAGCGGGCATGTTGACAGAGGTGGAGTATCTATGTTTGATGCAATGGAGTCAGGAGTCAGCAATTTTGAACACATGCTCTCCTTGCCTTCAAATGTCATAGATTTCGATAATCATTGGAATTTGCTTAATGATAAATACGATTTAGTAGATATTGAGACCATTGATGAATGGGTAGCCGTCATGATATTATCCTTCGAATATATCGAGGAAAACCCAGGGTATAAATCAAGAATGAATGAGTTGCTGGACGAAATGGCTAAGAACAATGCAACGCTAAGCACTACCATTCATCAAATGGGGGCAGTAGCTGAAGAAACATACTTTTTCACCTCATTCGGGAAGGATAGTCAACAGAATCTCAGTTTGCCAAACTATTCAGAAAAACATAAACTGAAGCTAAAAAAAGCCTTCGGTGTTTTGATGAGAACGTTGAAGCAAGCTTTTGATAAAGGAATTAAAATAAGGATTGGAACGGATAGTAGAAGAGGAGGGGAAGCGCTCCTTTCCGAACTGTTGTTGCTTTCTGAAGCTGGTATTCCAGTTGAAGACATTTTACAGATTGCGACATGGAACGGTGCAGAAGCAATGAAAATAGAGAGCAAATACGGATCAATAGAAACAGGTAAAAAAGCGGATTTACTCATTTTTGAACAAAGCCCATTTGATAACTACAAAAATTTCCTCTCTGAAAAGACTGTAATAAAAGGCGGAAAAGTATTTAAAGCTAACTAA
- a CDS encoding ankyrin repeat domain-containing protein, which yields MIDAFFSLQLVEAIGWSLLHSLWQGTFLAVVLGILLVFLRRFSSQTRYLIVALFMALFAATIPLNIIREYEPVAPQVQVAALDKTYAAPNIAAPSSVRNEIQVSEKNIVKDIRNRFVLYFERHLPLLVTIWLMGIVVLLLRYLGQLVYVQRLKSHGVAPFPAKWKDMITKLEKQLKISEKVKYLESWRISSPMTIGWLKPVVLFPIGLATRLGQAEVEAILLHELAHIKRNDYFFNVIQSLTTILLFYHPATYWMSRLLDEERENCCDDLVVGLTGQQESYASTLIHLQEQKFKTMKTVLSFTGTPSSFSGRILRLVNKSFPTANRFREGFVTALVLMGGLSFLAAAGVNSSPAPHSISAIVLASQGNDEKEKVDLFIKAIDDEDEQLFSYLLRQGVNINGTSSEGWTPLGFAAAEGRLIYVNRLLDKGAKVELATSERRTPLLAAAAEGHLEVVKVLLERGAFVNAKADDNTALSLAAREGHANVVRFLMPLSPKLTSEEKVEFLITAIDEDKEEMFEYFISQGADINGISKGGWTPLGFAAEEGRSKFIKLLIDRGAKINYPSNGARMPLLAAAGEGQLNAVKTLLEAGAEVEAASEQGATALSAAAREGHTQVVDFLLTKGAKPNKANREGWTALHFAAGEGHTTVMNQLLKAGSNIESPVTAEWYNWNNELGTRVTMGNWTPLMLAVEEEYVEAAKVLLDAGANANVRVAKTVYAVKGDYKDMKTAPGKLLYEATGWTPLMEAVEKKNLPLVKLLISKGSEINAETKEGKSARSIASEAESQEMIQLLR from the coding sequence ATGATTGATGCTTTCTTCTCCTTGCAACTGGTAGAGGCCATTGGCTGGTCTCTGCTGCACAGCCTCTGGCAAGGCACCTTTCTGGCCGTTGTATTAGGTATCCTGCTGGTATTCCTGCGCAGGTTCAGCTCCCAGACCAGGTACCTCATTGTAGCCCTTTTTATGGCCTTGTTTGCCGCAACTATTCCCCTGAACATCATCCGCGAGTATGAGCCTGTAGCACCACAGGTACAGGTTGCTGCTTTGGATAAAACGTATGCCGCACCCAACATAGCGGCTCCATCATCTGTGAGGAATGAAATACAGGTTTCAGAGAAGAACATAGTAAAGGACATACGGAACAGGTTTGTCCTCTATTTCGAGCGGCACTTGCCCTTGCTGGTGACGATTTGGCTGATGGGCATCGTTGTCCTGCTCCTGCGCTACCTGGGCCAGCTGGTTTACGTGCAGCGACTAAAAAGCCATGGCGTTGCGCCCTTTCCAGCCAAATGGAAAGACATGATTACCAAACTGGAAAAGCAATTAAAGATTTCTGAAAAAGTAAAGTACCTGGAGTCATGGCGCATCTCCTCCCCCATGACCATCGGCTGGCTGAAGCCTGTGGTGCTTTTCCCCATCGGTCTGGCCACCAGGCTGGGCCAGGCGGAGGTGGAAGCCATCCTGCTCCACGAGCTCGCCCACATCAAGCGCAACGATTACTTCTTCAATGTCATACAGTCGCTGACCACCATTCTGCTTTTCTACCACCCGGCTACTTATTGGATGTCCAGGCTGCTGGATGAGGAGCGGGAAAATTGCTGCGACGATTTAGTAGTCGGGTTAACCGGCCAGCAGGAAAGCTATGCAAGCACTTTAATTCATCTTCAGGAACAAAAATTCAAAACTATGAAAACAGTCCTTTCTTTTACCGGAACCCCCTCTTCTTTTAGCGGGCGCATTTTACGATTAGTAAACAAATCGTTCCCAACGGCCAACCGCTTTCGCGAAGGCTTTGTAACGGCCCTGGTACTCATGGGCGGGCTAAGTTTCCTGGCAGCTGCCGGCGTCAATTCGTCTCCTGCGCCTCATTCCATTTCAGCCATTGTGCTGGCAAGTCAGGGCAATGATGAAAAAGAAAAAGTAGATCTGTTCATCAAGGCCATTGATGACGAAGATGAGCAACTGTTTTCTTACCTGCTCAGGCAGGGGGTAAATATCAATGGAACAAGCAGTGAAGGATGGACGCCGCTTGGCTTTGCAGCAGCAGAAGGCCGGCTTATCTATGTAAACCGGTTGCTGGATAAAGGAGCAAAAGTGGAGCTGGCAACAAGTGAACGACGTACTCCCCTACTGGCTGCTGCGGCAGAAGGCCACCTGGAAGTAGTAAAAGTACTCCTGGAAAGAGGAGCGTTTGTGAATGCAAAAGCAGATGATAACACAGCACTTTCTTTAGCAGCCAGGGAAGGACATGCAAACGTCGTTCGCTTCCTGATGCCTCTAAGCCCAAAGCTTACCAGTGAGGAGAAGGTGGAATTCCTCATCACGGCAATAGATGAAGACAAGGAAGAAATGTTCGAGTATTTTATAAGCCAGGGCGCAGACATCAATGGTATCAGCAAGGGAGGTTGGACGCCCTTAGGCTTTGCCGCGGAAGAGGGCCGCTCGAAATTCATAAAACTCCTTATAGACCGTGGCGCGAAAATCAATTACCCATCGAATGGTGCCCGGATGCCTTTGCTGGCTGCCGCTGGCGAAGGACAACTGAATGCCGTGAAGACCCTGCTGGAAGCCGGAGCAGAGGTTGAAGCAGCTTCAGAACAGGGCGCCACAGCTTTATCGGCTGCTGCACGGGAAGGGCATACGCAGGTGGTGGATTTCTTACTGACCAAAGGGGCCAAGCCCAACAAGGCGAACAGGGAAGGATGGACCGCTCTTCATTTTGCTGCTGGCGAGGGACACACAACCGTCATGAATCAGTTGCTAAAGGCAGGCTCAAACATAGAGTCACCAGTCACGGCAGAGTGGTATAACTGGAACAATGAATTGGGCACCAGAGTGACAATGGGCAACTGGACCCCGCTGATGCTGGCCGTGGAAGAAGAATATGTGGAGGCTGCCAAAGTACTTCTCGATGCCGGCGCAAATGCAAATGTGCGGGTTGCCAAAACAGTGTATGCTGTAAAAGGGGATTACAAAGATATGAAAACCGCACCCGGGAAACTGCTCTATGAAGCCACCGGTTGGACACCCTTGATGGAAGCCGTAGAAAAAAAGAACCTGCCGCTCGTCAAGCTGCTCATCTCAAAAGGGTCCGAAATAAACGCTGAAACCAAAGAAGGAAAGTCTGCCAGAAGTATCGCCAGTGAAGCAGAAAGCCAGGAGATGATACAACTGCTCAGATGA
- a CDS encoding BlaI/MecI/CopY family transcriptional regulator has translation MSTDKNMNQQPTSSELAILQILWQRGPSTVRKVHDLLAQEKDIRYTTTLKTMQVMHARGFVQREIEGQNHIYEAAVAQEATQTALLDTFLQRAFGGSALRLVMKALGNYEASPEELEQLKKVIAQKENKNQKDHD, from the coding sequence ATGAGTACTGATAAAAACATGAACCAGCAGCCGACCAGTTCTGAGTTGGCTATCCTTCAAATTCTGTGGCAAAGAGGGCCTTCCACTGTCCGGAAGGTCCATGATTTGTTGGCGCAGGAAAAGGATATCCGCTATACCACCACTTTAAAAACAATGCAGGTAATGCATGCACGTGGGTTTGTGCAGCGAGAGATAGAGGGCCAGAATCATATTTACGAAGCAGCCGTCGCGCAGGAAGCTACCCAGACGGCATTACTGGACACTTTCCTGCAGCGGGCATTTGGTGGGTCCGCTCTGCGCCTGGTCATGAAGGCCCTCGGCAACTATGAAGCCAGCCCCGAAGAGCTGGAACAGCTGAAAAAGGTGATCGCCCAAAAGGAAAATAAAAACCAAAAAGACCATGATTGA